A window of the Halichoerus grypus chromosome 2, mHalGry1.hap1.1, whole genome shotgun sequence genome harbors these coding sequences:
- the NBR1 gene encoding next to BRCA1 gene 1 protein isoform X4 → MEPQVTLNVTFKNETQSFLVSDPENTTWADVEAMVKVSFDLTTIQIKYLDEENEEVSINSQGEYEEALKMAVKQGNQLQMQVHEAPPPAVPEKRPVVRAGKKPLAHYSSLVRVLGSDMKTPEGPTAQEKKATSRILGCVSLQRFPLAPRDADQPQDKPPDWFTSYLETFREQVVKETVEKLEQKLHEKLVLQNPSLGSCPSEVSVPISEETLFLPENQFNWHIACNSCQRRIIGVRYQCSLCPSYNICEDCESGPYAHDSNHILLKLRRPVVGSSEAFSHPRFPAPRLPAALEQARLQKQVDKNFLKAEKQRLRAEKKQRKAEVKELKKQLKLHRKIHLWSSIHGLQSPRSPLGRPESLLQSNTLMLPLQPCAPVMPTLSAAFVDENLPDGTHLQPGTKFIKHWRMKNTGNVKWSGDTKLKFMWGNLTLASTEKKDVLVPCLKAGHVGVVSVEFIAPALEGTYTSHWRLSHKGQQFGPRIWCSIIVDPFPSTESPENIEKGMIRSSKANELTCQQEETFLLAKEEMQLDEATEQTKGTGTCVTQKTKHVASERELYIPSVDLLTAQDLLSFELLDINIVQELERVPHNTPVDPTVSVKRKAPNIASVEEAEDDLSGTQFVCETVIRSLTLDAAPDHNPPCRQKSLHMKFASPEEGPLGDEREVVVHSAKEAVVEEEEEEQDELKDEVQSQSSTSSEDYIIILPECFDTSRPLGDSMYSSALSQPGLERGAEGEPGVEAGERLTGGENQLQEQSISDILMTSQTLDTVPLIPEVVGPPPQLSRSPPCAQPDGSPGVDLPVTIPEVPSVPDQIRGEPRGSSGLVNSRQKSYDHSRHHHHGSSIAGGLVKGALSVAASAYKALFAGPPVTAQPIVSEDQTAALMAHLFEMGFCDRQLNLRLLKKHNYNILQVVTELLQVHNNDWYSHRY, encoded by the exons ATGGCAGTGAAGCAGGGAAACCAACTGCAGATGCAAGTCCACGAAGCCCCGCCACCAGCTGTACCAGAAAAGCGGCCAGTCGTGAGGGCAGGGAAGAAGCCACTTGCACATTATTCGTCACTGGTGAGGGTCTTAGGATCAGACATGAAGACCCCAGAGGGGCCTACAGCCCAG gaaaaaaaagcaacctcCAGGATCTTGGGTTGTGTTTCCTTGCAGCGGTTTCCACTTGCTCCCCGTGACGCAGACCAGCCTCAAGACAAGCCCCCAGACTGGTTCACAAGCTACCTGGAGACA TTCAGAGAACAAGTGGTTAAAGAAACAGTTGAGAAACTTGAACAGAAATTACACGAGAAGCTAGTCCTCCAGAACCCATCCTTGGGTTCCTGTCCATCAGAAGTCTCAGTGCCCATTTCAGAGGAAACACTGTTTTTGCCAGAAAACCAGTTCAACTGGCATATTGCTTGCAACAGCTGCCAAAGGAGGATCATCGGTGTGCGCTACCAGTGCAG CCTGTGCCCATCCTACAATATCTGTGAAGATTGTGAATCGGGGCCATATGCCCATGACTCCAACCACATCCTGCTGAAGTTGCGGAGACCTGTGGTGGGTTCTTCTGAAGCGTTCTCTCATCCGAGGTTCCCTGCCCCTCGTCTCCCTGCTGCTCTGGAACAAGCCAG GCTCCAGAAACAGGTTGACAAGAATTTTCTTAAAGCAGAAAAGCAAAGGTTGCGAGCTGAGAAGAAGCAGCGAAAGGCAGAGGTCAAGGAACTCAAAAAGCAGCTGAAACTCCATAGGAAGATTCATCTGTGGAGTTCCATCCATGGACTCCAGAGCCCCAGGTCCCCTTTGGGCCGGCCCGAGAGCCTGCTGCAGTCGAACACCCTGAT GCTCCCTTTGCAGCCCTGTGCCCCGGTTATGCCGACCCTCAGTGCAGCATTTGTGGATGAGAATTTGCCTGATGGGACTCACCTTCAACCGGGAACCAAGTTTATCAAACACTGGAGGATGAAAAATACAGGAAATGTCAAATGGAGTGGAGACAcaaag CTCAAGTTCATGTGGGGAAACCTAACTTTGGCTTCTACAGAAAAGAAGGATGTTTTGGTTCCCTGCCTGAAGGCCGGCCATGTGGGGGTTGTGTCTGTGGAGTTCATCGCACCAGCCTTGGAGGGAACATACACTTCCCATTGGCGTCTTTCTCACAAAGGCCAGCAGTTTGGGCCTCGGATCTGGTGCAGTATCATAGTGGATCCTTTCCCCTCCACAGAGAGCCCTGAGAACATTGAAAAGGGCATGATTCGCTCAAGCAAAGCTAATGAGCTCACCTGCCAGCAAGAG GAAACTTTTCTTCTGGCTAAAGAAGAAATGCAGCTTGATGAAGCGACTGAGCAGACCAAAGGGACAGGAACCTGCGTCACACAGAAGACAAAACATGTTGCCAGCGAGAGGGAGCTTTATATCCCATCCGTGGACCTTCTGACTGCCCAG GACCTGCTGTCCTTTGAGCTGTTGGATATAAACATTGTCCAAGAATTGGAGAGAGTGCCCCACAATACTCCCGTGG ATCCCACAGTGTCAGTGAAGAGGAAGGCTCCGAACATTGCCTCAGTGGAGGAAGCAGAAGATGACCTGAGTGGGACCCAATTCGTGTGTGAGACTGTAATCCGATCCCTTACCTTGGATGCTGCCCCGGATCACAACCCACCTTGCAGACAGAAGTCCCTGCACA TGAAATTTGCCTCCCCTGAAGAGGGACCACTTGGAGATGAGCGGGAGGTGGTTGTCCATAGCGCCAAAGAAGCTgttgtggaggaggaagaggaagagcaggatGAACTCAAAGATGAAGTTCAGAGTCAGTCCTCTACTTCTTCAGAGGATTACATCATCATCCTGCCTGAGTGCTTTGACACCAGTCGCCCCCTGGGCGACTCCATGTACAGCTCTGCACTCTCACAGCCAGGCCTGGAGCGAGGGGCTGAAGGTGAACCTGGGGTTGAGGCTGGGGAGAGACTCACTGGAGGGGAGAACCAGCTGCAGGAGCAGAGCATCAGCGACATCCTCATGACCTCACAGACTCTGGACACAGTACCCCTCATCCCAGAGGTGGTGGGGCCTCCACCACAGCTGTCCAG GAGCCCTCCTTGTGCACAGCCAGATGGTTCCCCAGGAGTGGATTTACCAGTTACCATACCAGAAGTTCCTTCAGTCCCTGATCAGATCAGAGGAG AGCCCAGAGGCTCATCAGGACTTGTAAACAGCAGACAGAAGAGCTATGATCACTCAAG GCACCACCACCATGGGAGCAGCATTGCTGGAGGACTGGTAAAGGGGGCTTTGTCCGTTGCTGCTTCTGCATACAAGGCCTTGTTTGCTGGGCCACCAGTCACTGCCCAG CCAATAGTTTCTGAAGATCAGACAGCAGCCCTGATGGCCCATCTCTTCGAAATGGGATTCTGTGACCGGCAGCTGAATCTCAGGCTGCTGAAGAAACACAATTACAACATCCTGCAGGTTGTGACAGAGTTGCTGCAGGTCCACAACAACGACTGGTACAGCCACCGCTACTAA
- the NBR1 gene encoding next to BRCA1 gene 1 protein isoform X3: MEPQVTLNVTFKNETQSFLVSDPENTTWADVEAMMAVKQGNQLQMQVHEAPPPAVPEKRPVVRAGKKPLAHYSSLVRVLGSDMKTPEGPTAQEKKATSRILGCVSLQRFPLAPRDADQPQDKPPDWFTSYLETFREQVVKETVEKLEQKLHEKLVLQNPSLGSCPSEVSVPISEETLFLPENQFNWHIACNSCQRRIIGVRYQCSLCPSYNICEDCESGPYAHDSNHILLKLRRPVVGSSEAFSHPRFPAPRLPAALEQARLQKQVDKNFLKAEKQRLRAEKKQRKAEVKELKKQLKLHRKIHLWSSIHGLQSPRSPLGRPESLLQSNTLMLPLQPCAPVMPTLSAAFVDENLPDGTHLQPGTKFIKHWRMKNTGNVKWSGDTKLKFMWGNLTLASTEKKDVLVPCLKAGHVGVVSVEFIAPALEGTYTSHWRLSHKGQQFGPRIWCSIIVDPFPSTESPENIEKGMIRSSKANELTCQQEETFLLAKEEMQLDEATEQTKGTGTCVTQKTKHVASERELYIPSVDLLTAQDLLSFELLDINIVQELERVPHNTPVDMTPCMSPLPHDNPLIEKPGLGQIQEESEGAGFKVLPDPTVSVKRKAPNIASVEEAEDDLSGTQFVCETVIRSLTLDAAPDHNPPCRQKSLHMKFASPEEGPLGDEREVVVHSAKEAVVEEEEEEQDELKDEVQSQSSTSSEDYIIILPECFDTSRPLGDSMYSSALSQPGLERGAEGEPGVEAGERLTGGENQLQEQSISDILMTSQTLDTVPLIPEVVGPPPQLSRSPPCAQPDGSPGVDLPVTIPEVPSVPDQIRGEPRGSSGLVNSRQKSYDHSRHHHHGSSIAGGLVKGALSVAASAYKALFAGPPVTAQPIVSEDQTAALMAHLFEMGFCDRQLNLRLLKKHNYNILQVVTELLQVHNNDWYSHRY; encoded by the exons ATGGCAGTGAAGCAGGGAAACCAACTGCAGATGCAAGTCCACGAAGCCCCGCCACCAGCTGTACCAGAAAAGCGGCCAGTCGTGAGGGCAGGGAAGAAGCCACTTGCACATTATTCGTCACTGGTGAGGGTCTTAGGATCAGACATGAAGACCCCAGAGGGGCCTACAGCCCAG gaaaaaaaagcaacctcCAGGATCTTGGGTTGTGTTTCCTTGCAGCGGTTTCCACTTGCTCCCCGTGACGCAGACCAGCCTCAAGACAAGCCCCCAGACTGGTTCACAAGCTACCTGGAGACA TTCAGAGAACAAGTGGTTAAAGAAACAGTTGAGAAACTTGAACAGAAATTACACGAGAAGCTAGTCCTCCAGAACCCATCCTTGGGTTCCTGTCCATCAGAAGTCTCAGTGCCCATTTCAGAGGAAACACTGTTTTTGCCAGAAAACCAGTTCAACTGGCATATTGCTTGCAACAGCTGCCAAAGGAGGATCATCGGTGTGCGCTACCAGTGCAG CCTGTGCCCATCCTACAATATCTGTGAAGATTGTGAATCGGGGCCATATGCCCATGACTCCAACCACATCCTGCTGAAGTTGCGGAGACCTGTGGTGGGTTCTTCTGAAGCGTTCTCTCATCCGAGGTTCCCTGCCCCTCGTCTCCCTGCTGCTCTGGAACAAGCCAG GCTCCAGAAACAGGTTGACAAGAATTTTCTTAAAGCAGAAAAGCAAAGGTTGCGAGCTGAGAAGAAGCAGCGAAAGGCAGAGGTCAAGGAACTCAAAAAGCAGCTGAAACTCCATAGGAAGATTCATCTGTGGAGTTCCATCCATGGACTCCAGAGCCCCAGGTCCCCTTTGGGCCGGCCCGAGAGCCTGCTGCAGTCGAACACCCTGAT GCTCCCTTTGCAGCCCTGTGCCCCGGTTATGCCGACCCTCAGTGCAGCATTTGTGGATGAGAATTTGCCTGATGGGACTCACCTTCAACCGGGAACCAAGTTTATCAAACACTGGAGGATGAAAAATACAGGAAATGTCAAATGGAGTGGAGACAcaaag CTCAAGTTCATGTGGGGAAACCTAACTTTGGCTTCTACAGAAAAGAAGGATGTTTTGGTTCCCTGCCTGAAGGCCGGCCATGTGGGGGTTGTGTCTGTGGAGTTCATCGCACCAGCCTTGGAGGGAACATACACTTCCCATTGGCGTCTTTCTCACAAAGGCCAGCAGTTTGGGCCTCGGATCTGGTGCAGTATCATAGTGGATCCTTTCCCCTCCACAGAGAGCCCTGAGAACATTGAAAAGGGCATGATTCGCTCAAGCAAAGCTAATGAGCTCACCTGCCAGCAAGAG GAAACTTTTCTTCTGGCTAAAGAAGAAATGCAGCTTGATGAAGCGACTGAGCAGACCAAAGGGACAGGAACCTGCGTCACACAGAAGACAAAACATGTTGCCAGCGAGAGGGAGCTTTATATCCCATCCGTGGACCTTCTGACTGCCCAG GACCTGCTGTCCTTTGAGCTGTTGGATATAAACATTGTCCAAGAATTGGAGAGAGTGCCCCACAATACTCCCGTGG ATATGACTCCCTGCATGTCTCCTCTGCCGCATGACAATCCTTTAATAGAGAAGCCAGGCTTGGGGCAGATACAGGAAGAGAGCGAAGGGGCGGGATTTAAAGTGCTTCCCG ATCCCACAGTGTCAGTGAAGAGGAAGGCTCCGAACATTGCCTCAGTGGAGGAAGCAGAAGATGACCTGAGTGGGACCCAATTCGTGTGTGAGACTGTAATCCGATCCCTTACCTTGGATGCTGCCCCGGATCACAACCCACCTTGCAGACAGAAGTCCCTGCACA TGAAATTTGCCTCCCCTGAAGAGGGACCACTTGGAGATGAGCGGGAGGTGGTTGTCCATAGCGCCAAAGAAGCTgttgtggaggaggaagaggaagagcaggatGAACTCAAAGATGAAGTTCAGAGTCAGTCCTCTACTTCTTCAGAGGATTACATCATCATCCTGCCTGAGTGCTTTGACACCAGTCGCCCCCTGGGCGACTCCATGTACAGCTCTGCACTCTCACAGCCAGGCCTGGAGCGAGGGGCTGAAGGTGAACCTGGGGTTGAGGCTGGGGAGAGACTCACTGGAGGGGAGAACCAGCTGCAGGAGCAGAGCATCAGCGACATCCTCATGACCTCACAGACTCTGGACACAGTACCCCTCATCCCAGAGGTGGTGGGGCCTCCACCACAGCTGTCCAG GAGCCCTCCTTGTGCACAGCCAGATGGTTCCCCAGGAGTGGATTTACCAGTTACCATACCAGAAGTTCCTTCAGTCCCTGATCAGATCAGAGGAG AGCCCAGAGGCTCATCAGGACTTGTAAACAGCAGACAGAAGAGCTATGATCACTCAAG GCACCACCACCATGGGAGCAGCATTGCTGGAGGACTGGTAAAGGGGGCTTTGTCCGTTGCTGCTTCTGCATACAAGGCCTTGTTTGCTGGGCCACCAGTCACTGCCCAG CCAATAGTTTCTGAAGATCAGACAGCAGCCCTGATGGCCCATCTCTTCGAAATGGGATTCTGTGACCGGCAGCTGAATCTCAGGCTGCTGAAGAAACACAATTACAACATCCTGCAGGTTGTGACAGAGTTGCTGCAGGTCCACAACAACGACTGGTACAGCCACCGCTACTAA
- the NBR1 gene encoding next to BRCA1 gene 1 protein isoform X2, translated as MEPQVTLNVTFKNETQSFLVSDPENTTWADVEAMVKVSFDLTTIQIKYLDEENEEVSINSQGEYEEALKMAVKQGNQLQMQVHEAPPPAVPEKRPVVRAGKKPLAHYSSLVRVLGSDMKTPEGPTAQRFPLAPRDADQPQDKPPDWFTSYLETFREQVVKETVEKLEQKLHEKLVLQNPSLGSCPSEVSVPISEETLFLPENQFNWHIACNSCQRRIIGVRYQCSLCPSYNICEDCESGPYAHDSNHILLKLRRPVVGSSEAFSHPRFPAPRLPAALEQARLQKQVDKNFLKAEKQRLRAEKKQRKAEVKELKKQLKLHRKIHLWSSIHGLQSPRSPLGRPESLLQSNTLMLPLQPCAPVMPTLSAAFVDENLPDGTHLQPGTKFIKHWRMKNTGNVKWSGDTKLKFMWGNLTLASTEKKDVLVPCLKAGHVGVVSVEFIAPALEGTYTSHWRLSHKGQQFGPRIWCSIIVDPFPSTESPENIEKGMIRSSKANELTCQQEETFLLAKEEMQLDEATEQTKGTGTCVTQKTKHVASERELYIPSVDLLTAQDLLSFELLDINIVQELERVPHNTPVDMTPCMSPLPHDNPLIEKPGLGQIQEESEGAGFKVLPDPTVSVKRKAPNIASVEEAEDDLSGTQFVCETVIRSLTLDAAPDHNPPCRQKSLHMKFASPEEGPLGDEREVVVHSAKEAVVEEEEEEQDELKDEVQSQSSTSSEDYIIILPECFDTSRPLGDSMYSSALSQPGLERGAEGEPGVEAGERLTGGENQLQEQSISDILMTSQTLDTVPLIPEVVGPPPQLSRSPPCAQPDGSPGVDLPVTIPEVPSVPDQIRGEPRGSSGLVNSRQKSYDHSRHHHHGSSIAGGLVKGALSVAASAYKALFAGPPVTAQPIVSEDQTAALMAHLFEMGFCDRQLNLRLLKKHNYNILQVVTELLQVHNNDWYSHRY; from the exons ATGGCAGTGAAGCAGGGAAACCAACTGCAGATGCAAGTCCACGAAGCCCCGCCACCAGCTGTACCAGAAAAGCGGCCAGTCGTGAGGGCAGGGAAGAAGCCACTTGCACATTATTCGTCACTGGTGAGGGTCTTAGGATCAGACATGAAGACCCCAGAGGGGCCTACAGCCCAG CGGTTTCCACTTGCTCCCCGTGACGCAGACCAGCCTCAAGACAAGCCCCCAGACTGGTTCACAAGCTACCTGGAGACA TTCAGAGAACAAGTGGTTAAAGAAACAGTTGAGAAACTTGAACAGAAATTACACGAGAAGCTAGTCCTCCAGAACCCATCCTTGGGTTCCTGTCCATCAGAAGTCTCAGTGCCCATTTCAGAGGAAACACTGTTTTTGCCAGAAAACCAGTTCAACTGGCATATTGCTTGCAACAGCTGCCAAAGGAGGATCATCGGTGTGCGCTACCAGTGCAG CCTGTGCCCATCCTACAATATCTGTGAAGATTGTGAATCGGGGCCATATGCCCATGACTCCAACCACATCCTGCTGAAGTTGCGGAGACCTGTGGTGGGTTCTTCTGAAGCGTTCTCTCATCCGAGGTTCCCTGCCCCTCGTCTCCCTGCTGCTCTGGAACAAGCCAG GCTCCAGAAACAGGTTGACAAGAATTTTCTTAAAGCAGAAAAGCAAAGGTTGCGAGCTGAGAAGAAGCAGCGAAAGGCAGAGGTCAAGGAACTCAAAAAGCAGCTGAAACTCCATAGGAAGATTCATCTGTGGAGTTCCATCCATGGACTCCAGAGCCCCAGGTCCCCTTTGGGCCGGCCCGAGAGCCTGCTGCAGTCGAACACCCTGAT GCTCCCTTTGCAGCCCTGTGCCCCGGTTATGCCGACCCTCAGTGCAGCATTTGTGGATGAGAATTTGCCTGATGGGACTCACCTTCAACCGGGAACCAAGTTTATCAAACACTGGAGGATGAAAAATACAGGAAATGTCAAATGGAGTGGAGACAcaaag CTCAAGTTCATGTGGGGAAACCTAACTTTGGCTTCTACAGAAAAGAAGGATGTTTTGGTTCCCTGCCTGAAGGCCGGCCATGTGGGGGTTGTGTCTGTGGAGTTCATCGCACCAGCCTTGGAGGGAACATACACTTCCCATTGGCGTCTTTCTCACAAAGGCCAGCAGTTTGGGCCTCGGATCTGGTGCAGTATCATAGTGGATCCTTTCCCCTCCACAGAGAGCCCTGAGAACATTGAAAAGGGCATGATTCGCTCAAGCAAAGCTAATGAGCTCACCTGCCAGCAAGAG GAAACTTTTCTTCTGGCTAAAGAAGAAATGCAGCTTGATGAAGCGACTGAGCAGACCAAAGGGACAGGAACCTGCGTCACACAGAAGACAAAACATGTTGCCAGCGAGAGGGAGCTTTATATCCCATCCGTGGACCTTCTGACTGCCCAG GACCTGCTGTCCTTTGAGCTGTTGGATATAAACATTGTCCAAGAATTGGAGAGAGTGCCCCACAATACTCCCGTGG ATATGACTCCCTGCATGTCTCCTCTGCCGCATGACAATCCTTTAATAGAGAAGCCAGGCTTGGGGCAGATACAGGAAGAGAGCGAAGGGGCGGGATTTAAAGTGCTTCCCG ATCCCACAGTGTCAGTGAAGAGGAAGGCTCCGAACATTGCCTCAGTGGAGGAAGCAGAAGATGACCTGAGTGGGACCCAATTCGTGTGTGAGACTGTAATCCGATCCCTTACCTTGGATGCTGCCCCGGATCACAACCCACCTTGCAGACAGAAGTCCCTGCACA TGAAATTTGCCTCCCCTGAAGAGGGACCACTTGGAGATGAGCGGGAGGTGGTTGTCCATAGCGCCAAAGAAGCTgttgtggaggaggaagaggaagagcaggatGAACTCAAAGATGAAGTTCAGAGTCAGTCCTCTACTTCTTCAGAGGATTACATCATCATCCTGCCTGAGTGCTTTGACACCAGTCGCCCCCTGGGCGACTCCATGTACAGCTCTGCACTCTCACAGCCAGGCCTGGAGCGAGGGGCTGAAGGTGAACCTGGGGTTGAGGCTGGGGAGAGACTCACTGGAGGGGAGAACCAGCTGCAGGAGCAGAGCATCAGCGACATCCTCATGACCTCACAGACTCTGGACACAGTACCCCTCATCCCAGAGGTGGTGGGGCCTCCACCACAGCTGTCCAG GAGCCCTCCTTGTGCACAGCCAGATGGTTCCCCAGGAGTGGATTTACCAGTTACCATACCAGAAGTTCCTTCAGTCCCTGATCAGATCAGAGGAG AGCCCAGAGGCTCATCAGGACTTGTAAACAGCAGACAGAAGAGCTATGATCACTCAAG GCACCACCACCATGGGAGCAGCATTGCTGGAGGACTGGTAAAGGGGGCTTTGTCCGTTGCTGCTTCTGCATACAAGGCCTTGTTTGCTGGGCCACCAGTCACTGCCCAG CCAATAGTTTCTGAAGATCAGACAGCAGCCCTGATGGCCCATCTCTTCGAAATGGGATTCTGTGACCGGCAGCTGAATCTCAGGCTGCTGAAGAAACACAATTACAACATCCTGCAGGTTGTGACAGAGTTGCTGCAGGTCCACAACAACGACTGGTACAGCCACCGCTACTAA
- the NBR1 gene encoding next to BRCA1 gene 1 protein isoform X1, with amino-acid sequence MEPQVTLNVTFKNETQSFLVSDPENTTWADVEAMVKVSFDLTTIQIKYLDEENEEVSINSQGEYEEALKMAVKQGNQLQMQVHEAPPPAVPEKRPVVRAGKKPLAHYSSLVRVLGSDMKTPEGPTAQEKKATSRILGCVSLQRFPLAPRDADQPQDKPPDWFTSYLETFREQVVKETVEKLEQKLHEKLVLQNPSLGSCPSEVSVPISEETLFLPENQFNWHIACNSCQRRIIGVRYQCSLCPSYNICEDCESGPYAHDSNHILLKLRRPVVGSSEAFSHPRFPAPRLPAALEQARLQKQVDKNFLKAEKQRLRAEKKQRKAEVKELKKQLKLHRKIHLWSSIHGLQSPRSPLGRPESLLQSNTLMLPLQPCAPVMPTLSAAFVDENLPDGTHLQPGTKFIKHWRMKNTGNVKWSGDTKLKFMWGNLTLASTEKKDVLVPCLKAGHVGVVSVEFIAPALEGTYTSHWRLSHKGQQFGPRIWCSIIVDPFPSTESPENIEKGMIRSSKANELTCQQEETFLLAKEEMQLDEATEQTKGTGTCVTQKTKHVASERELYIPSVDLLTAQDLLSFELLDINIVQELERVPHNTPVDMTPCMSPLPHDNPLIEKPGLGQIQEESEGAGFKVLPDPTVSVKRKAPNIASVEEAEDDLSGTQFVCETVIRSLTLDAAPDHNPPCRQKSLHMKFASPEEGPLGDEREVVVHSAKEAVVEEEEEEQDELKDEVQSQSSTSSEDYIIILPECFDTSRPLGDSMYSSALSQPGLERGAEGEPGVEAGERLTGGENQLQEQSISDILMTSQTLDTVPLIPEVVGPPPQLSRSPPCAQPDGSPGVDLPVTIPEVPSVPDQIRGEPRGSSGLVNSRQKSYDHSRHHHHGSSIAGGLVKGALSVAASAYKALFAGPPVTAQPIVSEDQTAALMAHLFEMGFCDRQLNLRLLKKHNYNILQVVTELLQVHNNDWYSHRY; translated from the exons ATGGCAGTGAAGCAGGGAAACCAACTGCAGATGCAAGTCCACGAAGCCCCGCCACCAGCTGTACCAGAAAAGCGGCCAGTCGTGAGGGCAGGGAAGAAGCCACTTGCACATTATTCGTCACTGGTGAGGGTCTTAGGATCAGACATGAAGACCCCAGAGGGGCCTACAGCCCAG gaaaaaaaagcaacctcCAGGATCTTGGGTTGTGTTTCCTTGCAGCGGTTTCCACTTGCTCCCCGTGACGCAGACCAGCCTCAAGACAAGCCCCCAGACTGGTTCACAAGCTACCTGGAGACA TTCAGAGAACAAGTGGTTAAAGAAACAGTTGAGAAACTTGAACAGAAATTACACGAGAAGCTAGTCCTCCAGAACCCATCCTTGGGTTCCTGTCCATCAGAAGTCTCAGTGCCCATTTCAGAGGAAACACTGTTTTTGCCAGAAAACCAGTTCAACTGGCATATTGCTTGCAACAGCTGCCAAAGGAGGATCATCGGTGTGCGCTACCAGTGCAG CCTGTGCCCATCCTACAATATCTGTGAAGATTGTGAATCGGGGCCATATGCCCATGACTCCAACCACATCCTGCTGAAGTTGCGGAGACCTGTGGTGGGTTCTTCTGAAGCGTTCTCTCATCCGAGGTTCCCTGCCCCTCGTCTCCCTGCTGCTCTGGAACAAGCCAG GCTCCAGAAACAGGTTGACAAGAATTTTCTTAAAGCAGAAAAGCAAAGGTTGCGAGCTGAGAAGAAGCAGCGAAAGGCAGAGGTCAAGGAACTCAAAAAGCAGCTGAAACTCCATAGGAAGATTCATCTGTGGAGTTCCATCCATGGACTCCAGAGCCCCAGGTCCCCTTTGGGCCGGCCCGAGAGCCTGCTGCAGTCGAACACCCTGAT GCTCCCTTTGCAGCCCTGTGCCCCGGTTATGCCGACCCTCAGTGCAGCATTTGTGGATGAGAATTTGCCTGATGGGACTCACCTTCAACCGGGAACCAAGTTTATCAAACACTGGAGGATGAAAAATACAGGAAATGTCAAATGGAGTGGAGACAcaaag CTCAAGTTCATGTGGGGAAACCTAACTTTGGCTTCTACAGAAAAGAAGGATGTTTTGGTTCCCTGCCTGAAGGCCGGCCATGTGGGGGTTGTGTCTGTGGAGTTCATCGCACCAGCCTTGGAGGGAACATACACTTCCCATTGGCGTCTTTCTCACAAAGGCCAGCAGTTTGGGCCTCGGATCTGGTGCAGTATCATAGTGGATCCTTTCCCCTCCACAGAGAGCCCTGAGAACATTGAAAAGGGCATGATTCGCTCAAGCAAAGCTAATGAGCTCACCTGCCAGCAAGAG GAAACTTTTCTTCTGGCTAAAGAAGAAATGCAGCTTGATGAAGCGACTGAGCAGACCAAAGGGACAGGAACCTGCGTCACACAGAAGACAAAACATGTTGCCAGCGAGAGGGAGCTTTATATCCCATCCGTGGACCTTCTGACTGCCCAG GACCTGCTGTCCTTTGAGCTGTTGGATATAAACATTGTCCAAGAATTGGAGAGAGTGCCCCACAATACTCCCGTGG ATATGACTCCCTGCATGTCTCCTCTGCCGCATGACAATCCTTTAATAGAGAAGCCAGGCTTGGGGCAGATACAGGAAGAGAGCGAAGGGGCGGGATTTAAAGTGCTTCCCG ATCCCACAGTGTCAGTGAAGAGGAAGGCTCCGAACATTGCCTCAGTGGAGGAAGCAGAAGATGACCTGAGTGGGACCCAATTCGTGTGTGAGACTGTAATCCGATCCCTTACCTTGGATGCTGCCCCGGATCACAACCCACCTTGCAGACAGAAGTCCCTGCACA TGAAATTTGCCTCCCCTGAAGAGGGACCACTTGGAGATGAGCGGGAGGTGGTTGTCCATAGCGCCAAAGAAGCTgttgtggaggaggaagaggaagagcaggatGAACTCAAAGATGAAGTTCAGAGTCAGTCCTCTACTTCTTCAGAGGATTACATCATCATCCTGCCTGAGTGCTTTGACACCAGTCGCCCCCTGGGCGACTCCATGTACAGCTCTGCACTCTCACAGCCAGGCCTGGAGCGAGGGGCTGAAGGTGAACCTGGGGTTGAGGCTGGGGAGAGACTCACTGGAGGGGAGAACCAGCTGCAGGAGCAGAGCATCAGCGACATCCTCATGACCTCACAGACTCTGGACACAGTACCCCTCATCCCAGAGGTGGTGGGGCCTCCACCACAGCTGTCCAG GAGCCCTCCTTGTGCACAGCCAGATGGTTCCCCAGGAGTGGATTTACCAGTTACCATACCAGAAGTTCCTTCAGTCCCTGATCAGATCAGAGGAG AGCCCAGAGGCTCATCAGGACTTGTAAACAGCAGACAGAAGAGCTATGATCACTCAAG GCACCACCACCATGGGAGCAGCATTGCTGGAGGACTGGTAAAGGGGGCTTTGTCCGTTGCTGCTTCTGCATACAAGGCCTTGTTTGCTGGGCCACCAGTCACTGCCCAG CCAATAGTTTCTGAAGATCAGACAGCAGCCCTGATGGCCCATCTCTTCGAAATGGGATTCTGTGACCGGCAGCTGAATCTCAGGCTGCTGAAGAAACACAATTACAACATCCTGCAGGTTGTGACAGAGTTGCTGCAGGTCCACAACAACGACTGGTACAGCCACCGCTACTAA